From a region of the Qipengyuania spongiae genome:
- the fabG gene encoding 3-oxoacyl-ACP reductase FabG, which translates to MFSLEGKTALVTGASGGIGSSIARALASQGARLALSGSNADKLRAFREELNSEFGHDHVEITCDLSNTTQVEELIPATTDTLGRMDILVNNAGITRDNLAMRMKDEEWDEVIRINLEASFRLMRAAARPMMKARGGRIISITSVVGATGNPGQMNYTAAKAGLTGMSKSLAQELASRNITVNCVAPGFIRTAMTEKLDDKQKDAINARIPMGRMGEGNEIGAAVAFLASDEAAYVTGQTLHVNGGMAMLS; encoded by the coding sequence ATGTTCAGCCTCGAAGGAAAAACCGCTCTCGTTACCGGCGCCAGCGGCGGTATCGGCTCCTCGATCGCCCGCGCGCTCGCATCGCAGGGGGCGCGGCTCGCGCTGTCGGGATCGAACGCCGACAAGTTGCGCGCCTTTCGCGAAGAGCTCAATTCCGAATTCGGCCACGACCATGTCGAGATCACCTGCGACTTGTCGAACACGACGCAGGTCGAGGAACTGATACCCGCGACGACCGACACGCTCGGCCGCATGGACATCCTCGTCAACAATGCCGGGATCACGCGCGACAATCTCGCCATGCGGATGAAAGACGAGGAGTGGGATGAGGTCATCCGCATCAACCTCGAGGCGAGTTTCCGACTGATGCGCGCCGCAGCACGCCCGATGATGAAGGCGCGGGGCGGGCGCATCATCTCGATCACCAGCGTCGTCGGCGCGACCGGCAATCCGGGCCAGATGAACTACACCGCGGCCAAGGCCGGCCTTACCGGAATGAGCAAGAGCCTCGCGCAGGAACTGGCCAGCCGGAACATCACCGTCAATTGCGTCGCGCCCGGCTTCATCCGCACGGCGATGACCGAAAAGCTCGACGACAAGCAGAAGGACGCGATCAACGCTCGCATCCCGATGGGCCGGATGGGGGAGGGCAACGAGATCGGTGCGGCGGTGGCCTTCCTCGCCAGCGACGAGGCGGCCTATGTGACCGGGCAGACGCTACACGTGAACGGCGGCATGGCTATGCTGAGCTGA
- the fabD gene encoding ACP S-malonyltransferase yields MNAFIFPGQGSQKVGMGKDLAESSKHAQEVFDEVDDALNQKLSRVMWEGPESELTLTSNAQPAIMANSIATLRVLEKEFGTTLADNAGCVAGHSLGEYSALCGASMFGLVQTAKLLRLRGIAMQDAVPIGLGAMAALLGADIEKASALAEAAAQGQVCEVANDNDPTQVVISGHMEAIDRAIEMAKEHGIKRGIKLPVSAPFHCSLMQPAALRMRHALGDAEAAAPSVPLFANVTAAKVTDKDDELDLLVDQIIGRVRWRESVLAMREAGAERFVEIGGKVLSPMVGRIDGEAQTVSLVTMEDLENFAKGNA; encoded by the coding sequence ATGAATGCGTTCATCTTCCCGGGACAGGGAAGCCAGAAGGTCGGCATGGGCAAGGACCTCGCCGAATCCAGCAAGCACGCGCAGGAGGTCTTCGACGAGGTCGACGACGCGCTGAACCAGAAGCTGTCCCGCGTGATGTGGGAAGGGCCGGAGAGCGAACTGACGCTGACCAGCAATGCCCAGCCCGCGATCATGGCCAACTCGATCGCCACCCTGCGCGTCCTCGAAAAGGAATTCGGCACGACGTTGGCGGACAATGCCGGTTGCGTGGCGGGCCACTCGCTCGGCGAATACAGCGCGCTGTGCGGCGCGAGCATGTTCGGCCTCGTACAGACCGCGAAGCTGCTGCGGCTGCGCGGGATCGCCATGCAGGACGCCGTGCCTATCGGGCTGGGCGCGATGGCCGCGCTGCTCGGCGCCGATATCGAGAAGGCGAGCGCGTTGGCCGAAGCCGCGGCGCAGGGTCAGGTGTGCGAGGTCGCCAACGACAACGACCCGACGCAGGTGGTGATCTCTGGCCATATGGAAGCCATCGACCGCGCCATCGAAATGGCGAAGGAGCACGGGATCAAGCGCGGCATCAAGCTGCCCGTATCCGCCCCGTTCCACTGTTCGCTGATGCAGCCCGCGGCGCTGCGCATGAGACACGCGCTCGGCGATGCCGAGGCCGCCGCGCCTTCGGTTCCGCTTTTTGCGAATGTCACGGCCGCCAAGGTCACCGACAAGGACGATGAACTGGACCTGCTCGTCGACCAGATCATCGGCCGGGTCCGCTGGCGCGAAAGCGTGCTGGCCATGCGCGAGGCGGGTGCCGAGCGTTTTGTCGAGATCGGTGGAAAGGTGCTCTCGCCCATGGTCGGCCGGATCGACGGCGAGGCGCAGACCGTCAGCCTTGTGACCATGGAAGACCTCGAAAACTTTGCGAAGGGGAACGCCTGA